The Streptomyces venezuelae genomic interval GCCCAGCGGCGCGGCAACGGCTCGGACAGCAGCGATTCGGAGAGTGAGTACGCCCACGCAGTAGACCCCATGGTCGCCAAGGCTACGGCTGCTCAGGCGAGGTTGGGAGACCGCGTACCTTGCGTCCCTTTCCATGAGTGGTCTCAAGCAGACCGCTCCCCTCCAACTGGCCTAGGGCACGGCGAACGGCAGTCCGGGACACCTGGAATCGTTCGCACAGCTTTGACTCCGATGGGTAGGCGTCACCGATCGCCAGAGAGTCTTCGGTGATGAGATCGATCAGGCGTTCAGCAAGCGGCCGCTGCTCGTTGCCTCCCCCACCTGCCAGCCGACGCCGGGCGTGGACCTGATCACGCGATCGTCTGCCAGGACCTTGAGAGCGCGGCGGATCGTGTTCCTGGACACGGAGTGCTCTGCCATAAGTTGAGTCTCGGATGGCAGGGCAGAGCGCACCTCACCGTCTTCGATCCTCTTACGCAGCGCTGCCGCGATGAGCAGGTAGGTTCCGCGCGGGCTGGAATTTGCCACGTGGGTCTCCTCTTGAGTTCCGCACCCGCAGGCGCTGGACGGCAGCGTTCAAGGTGGCCGGCAACCGCTGTATGCGTGCCTAATAGATTTTAGGGTCAGGTAGCCTGCCGACTCCTACCCGGGGTCTGCGCGTAGCGGGTGGCGGCTAGCACCCTGCCGGGGCAGGGGTGGGCGGGGGCGTTGAAAACGCACCATGAGTTTCGCGCCAAGTGCGACAGAACGATCGCCGAGCAATTACCCATGGATCCCTTTCGAGCTCTTCGGGTAGCTTGGTTGCTTCATCTATTACTGCGCCTGAGAGCTGTGCCGCTGTTAGCCCCGAAACATCTCTCAGGTCGGCCAAGCAGAAATCAGCTCCGAGAATGTCGGCGCCACCTAGTCTCGCACCACATAGTCTGGCTGAAGAAAATTGCACGCCCGCAAGTTGGGCGCGATCTAGCCACGCAGCGCTCAAGTCGGATGTGTTGAGGATTGAACCCCTCAGGTCGACCCCCCGCATGTCGGCGCGGCGCAGGTCGCACCAGGTCAAGAACATTCGGGTGAGCCGGGGCCGCGACTCGAACTCGAACTCTCGCATCATCAGTCCGGAAAGGTTCGTGTGCCGTAGATCAATGCGGCGAGGTTCGGTTCTTTCCGGTCGGCGGGCGAGTACTTCCATGGCTGCCTGAATGTCTGATGGGAGCTCGGTGCCCCATTCTGGAAGCAGGCTTTCCCAGTCCTCAGTGGTATCGGGGGGTGACGGATATGAGCGACCGCTGCGGCGTGTGTGCTCCCGAACGTAAGTTGCAAGTGTGGTGATGACTGTGAGGTGCTCTTGTGGCGACTCTGCTGCGATGTGCTCCAGAGCGAAAACCCCTCCCAGTCGTTCTTCGAGCTTTTCGGAAGAAAGTTGAGTGACCCCTGTGCTGAATCTCTGGGTCACTTGTCCCCTTTGGGAGAGGTGATAAGTCTGGGCAGTGTATGCCAAGCCAAGTGCAAGAACTATTCCTCCTGTGGCTGCTAGCACCGTTTGGCGTGTGGCGTTCAACGCGTCGACTTGCTCTTTACCGTCAAGATTCCTGACGGAATCGCCAGCTATTACCCAAGTGAGAGGGCCCAGTAGTAGAAGGACTAGGCCGAGTGCTGCTGGAACTCCTAGAACTACGGCCATGGTCACTGGCGAGCGGTGGGACTGGCGAGGCCGTCTCTGCAAGCGCCCCCGGAGGCGTGTGCGTAGTCTCATGACGCGCCATCTCAGCGCATTGCGCCGTCGAAAGGTAGTGGGCGCGTAGGGACGCCTCGACCAGAGTCTGGGGGCTGCCTGGACGGTGCATGGACGACAGCTTCTCGGCAGGAGTGCCTGAGTCGTTCAAGTGCAGGTCAGCCACTATGCACTTGACGCAACGTCAGTAGTCTGTAAAGCTTCTCCCTTCGCTCGGTCCTCGCCGGGATCTCCTGGACCGGAACTCCGA includes:
- a CDS encoding winged helix-turn-helix domain-containing protein; protein product: MAGGGGNEQRPLAERLIDLITEDSLAIGDAYPSESKLCERFQVSRTAVRRALGQLEGSGLLETTHGKGRKVRGLPTSPEQP
- a CDS encoding winged helix-turn-helix domain-containing protein, with translation MANSSPRGTYLLIAAALRKRIEDGEVRSALPSETQLMAEHSVSRNTIRRALKVLADDRVIRSTPGVGWQVGEATSSGRLLNA
- a CDS encoding pentapeptide repeat-containing protein; the protein is MRLRTRLRGRLQRRPRQSHRSPVTMAVVLGVPAALGLVLLLLGPLTWVIAGDSVRNLDGKEQVDALNATRQTVLAATGGIVLALGLAYTAQTYHLSQRGQVTQRFSTGVTQLSSEKLEERLGGVFALEHIAAESPQEHLTVITTLATYVREHTRRSGRSYPSPPDTTEDWESLLPEWGTELPSDIQAAMEVLARRPERTEPRRIDLRHTNLSGLMMREFEFESRPRLTRMFLTWCDLRRADMRGVDLRGSILNTSDLSAAWLDRAQLAGVQFSSARLCGARLGGADILGADFCLADLRDVSGLTAAQLSGAVIDEATKLPEELERDPWVIARRSFCRTWRETHGAFSTPPPTPAPAGC